The Hominilimicola fabiformis DNA window GTGCGGCGGCATTTTTTGCACCGATTATTATACCTGATGTATTTCTGTCAAGGCGATTGCAGAATGAAGGAGAAAAACTGTGTTCGTTTTCGGGATTGTATTCGCCTTTTTTGTACAGATAACTCTGCATTCTTTCAAGAAGCGTATCCTTTGTGCCTTTATCGTCCGAATGGACTACAACACCGCTTTCTTTATTAATAAGTATAATATTTTCGTCCTCATATACAACGTCAATATCGGAATTGCCTGCTTTAAAGCTTGATTTGCTTTCGTAAAATTCGTCTTTAAAAAATAACTTCAACACATCGCCGTTTTGGAGCATATATTTGCCGTCTTTGATGTGTTTGCCGTTTACTCTGACGCAATTTTTTCTAAGACTTTTATATAACATACTCTGTGGCATATTGACAAGATATTTTGTAAGAAACTTGTCAAGCCGTTGCCCTGCGTCGTTTTGATTTATCGTGATTTCCCTCAT harbors:
- a CDS encoding RluA family pseudouridine synthase; this encodes MREITINQNDAGQRLDKFLTKYLVNMPQSMLYKSLRKNCVRVNGKHIKDGKYMLQNGDVLKLFFKDEFYESKSSFKAGNSDIDVVYEDENIILINKESGVVVHSDDKGTKDTLLERMQSYLYKKGEYNPENEHSFSPSFCNRLDRNTSGIIIGAKNAAALRIINEKIRSREIKKIYLCIVEGHLKKSGHLTAYLTRGDKKVTVSDYNEENSKKIGTKYNVIAEKKDTSLVEVELETGRTHQIRAQFSHIGNPLYGDTKYGSQHSGGMKLASYKLVFDFKTDAGILNYLNHKEFQISVDFAKTFAQQKL